One genomic segment of Komagataella phaffii GS115 chromosome 4, complete sequence includes these proteins:
- a CDS encoding Essential protein required for sister chromatid cohesion in mitosis and meiosis produces MLYHDQLLTKEGPLAQVWLAANLEKKLTKAQLLKTSIPESTEAIRESSSIDQGTVEKDQTASQTALEPLALRLTGQLLYGVVRIYSRKAKYLLDDVNEALLRIKTAFRSKTELLYQEPLNFDDLLGSQEAPEEEVGNNTSIEIGRGHEVDDLENNPAEATLDLDFDLGDNDQGDHDLDVDQSIEIGRDDDNILAQDSTALPELTFENLPAENAQDEPFDFDMGPLTPFAEEDEVNEASTPQDTDIPEIHQPQTVSPQKRRTSLWEKFQDSDVVRTTKRKIIIDTVTEIPSDVIKKQLKTPPASTDDEEALTQHEAQLDDATKLQILLQSSNEGIMKPTLFGILENDFKRRKLNEDKEKSMEPDVDVDLNEPTQQGDDANDFNVDFDEPPQEQDISFGFGDQSGLDFDDQDEQFEGSIPSFQYGSQDGNILNDEEENATSEFNNGVVSESTYKIVSYLKEGLGETMTESKTITFSQLVSKDLELDSSSSTNSKRKATRAFFELLVLASSDAVALKQERLFGELEIEARDELYSRFV; encoded by the exons ATGTTATATCATGACCAGTTACTGACAAAAGAAGGTCCATTGGCTCAAGTATGGCTGGCAGcaaatttggaaaaaaagCTGACCAAGGCTCAGTTACTGAAAACTTCTATTCCTGAGTCAACCGAGGCAATACGAGAGTCgtcttcaattgatcaaggCACCGTAGAGAAAGACCAAACCGCGTCTCAGACAGCGCTAGAGCCACTGGCATTGAGATTGACTGGCCAGCTGCTTTATGGAGTGGTTAGAATATACTCTAGAAAGGCCAAATACTTGCTAGATGATGTCAATGAGGCCCTGTTGAGGATCAAAACCGCCTTTAGAAGTA AAACTGAGTTGCTCTATCAAGAACCGTTGAATTTTGACGACCTATTAGGCTCTCAAGAGGCTCCAGAGGAGGAGGTTGGCAATAATACTTCAATAGAAATCGGAAGAGGCCACGAGGTAGATGATCTAGAAAATAACCCAGCGGAAGCAACGTTGGACTTAGACTTCGACTTGGGCGATAATGATCAAGGTGATCATGACTTAGACGTTGATCAATCAATAGAAATAGGCAGAGACGACGATAATATCCTAGCACAGGACTCCACCGCTTTGCCTGAATTAACGTTTGAAAACCTTCCGGCAGAAAATGCTCAGGATGAAccttttgattttgatatGGGCCCCCTAACTCCGTTTGCAGAGGAGGACGAAGTTAACGAGGCGTCAACTCCACAAGACACTGACATCCCAGAAATTCACCAACCACAAACCGTCAGCCCACAAAAACGACGAACCTCCCTCTGggaaaaatttcaagactCAGATGTGGTTAGAACcaccaagagaaaaattatCATAGACACAGTTACCGAGATTCCCAGCGATGTAATAAAGAAACAACTAAAGACGCCCCCAGCATCCActgacgatgaagaagcATTAACCCAGCATGAAGCGCAACTCGATGATGCTACTAAACTTCAGATACTTTTACAATCCAGCAACGAGGGCATTATGAAGCCCACTCTCTTTGGTATTTTAGAGAACGACTTCAAACGAAGGAAGTTGAAcgaagataaagaaaaaagcaTGGAGCCCGACGTAGACGTTGATCTGAACGAACCCACACAACAAGGGGATGATGCTAATGATTTTAATGTGGACTTTGATGAGCCTCCTCAAGAACAGGATATAagttttggttttggagACCAATCCGGTCTAGACTTTGATGATCAAGATGAACAGTTTGAGGGATCCATTCCTTCCTTTCAATATGGTTCCCAAGATGGAAACATTctcaatgatgaagaagagaacGCCACTTCTGAATTCAACAACGGTGTGGTTTCTGAATCTACTTATAAGATTGTGTCCTACCTAAAGGAAGGCCTTGGAGAGACAATGACTGAGTCAAAAACTATAACTTTTTCTCAACTAGTGTCAAAAGACTTGGAATTGGATTCATCCAGCTCTACcaattccaaaagaaaagctACAAGAGCATTTTTTGAGCTATTGGTTTTAGCCTCAAGTGATGCAGTTGCTCTGAAACAAGAAAGACTTTTTGGAGAGCTTGAAATAGAAGCTAGGGATGAGCTGTATTCTCGCTTTGTATAG
- a CDS encoding mitochondrial 54S ribosomal protein YmL25, whose translation MSLTAQQAFKKLPQKLQNFFTRYPPAPFKKYASTPTSTTADDANPFLPNIHPVTNKTHNPIYSMRRQSDLYKLAYKFGVSDLLPTLNNGKMFFQEKYDNKKPLRGVVNPKGHIWERTLEARKAAIQEAVSKADDILVEHRGMKYKRRLERRKAEQKTWV comes from the coding sequence ATGTCGTTAACCGCACAACAGgccttcaaaaagttgCCTCAGAAGTTGCAAAACTTCTTCACAAGGTATCCACCTGCTCCATTCAAAAAGTATGCTTCCACCCCCACTTCCACGACTGCTGATGATGCCAatccatttcttccaaatattcaCCCAGTGACCAACAAAACTCATAACCCCATTTATTCTATGCGCAGACAGTCAGATTTATACAAACTGGCCTACAAGTTTGGCGTGTCTGATCTGCTACCCACGCTCAACAATGGGAAAATGTTTTTCCAGGAGAAATATGATAACAAGAAGCCTTTGCGTGGAGTGGTCAATCCAAAAGGTCACATTTGGGAAAGAACCCTTGAAGCTAGAAAGGCAGCCATTCAGGAAGCTGTCAGCAAAGCTGATGATATACTTGTAGAACACCGTGGTATGAAATACAAACGTAGATTAGAGAGACGTAAAGCTGAACAAAAAACGTGGGTTTAG
- a CDS encoding Acetylornithine aminotransferase: MKCSLRLTTLSVAKSTRMAQRSVVCKYSTQPNKQEEFVKERENYTVTTYSRPNLVFEKGQGSYLWDIEGGKYIDFTAGIAVTALGHANPKIAEILYDQAKKVIHTSNLYHNLWTSELSKQLVEKTKESGGMKDASRVFLAALKFARKYGKSIAEDKIEFITFETSFHGRSMGALSVTPNKKYQAPFAPLIPGVKVAKPNDIHSVEKLISDKTCGVILEPIQGEGGVRPMEAKFLAKVRQLCDEHNALLIYDEIQCGLGRTGNLWAHCKLGEETHPDILTMAKALGNGYPIGATMITEKVESVLKVGDHGTTYGGNPLGARVGSYVLQQVSDKDFLSKVEQKSEIFKVKLSELQEKFPDLITDVRGDGLLLGIEFNIDPAPICAIAREKGLLIITAGGNVIRFVPALNIESKVIYEGLAILEEAVKEFAENQ; the protein is encoded by the exons ATGAAGTGCAGTCTCAGACTAACTACGCTTAGCGTAGCCAAGTCCACTCGAATGGCCCAGAGATCAGTAGTCTGTAAATACTCCACTCAACCCAATAAGCAGGAGGAGTTTGTTAAGGAGAGAGAAAACTACACTGTGACGACCTATTCAAGACCAAACCTGGTGTTCGAAAAGGGACAAGGTTCCTACCTGTGGGATATCGAGGGGGGAAAGTACATTGACTTTACTGCTGGGATTGCTGTCACCGCCTTGGGTCATGCCAACCCAAAGATCGCTGAGATCCTTTATGACCAAGCCAAGAAAGTGATTCATACCTCCAACTTGTATCACAACCTTTGGACCTCAGAATTGAGCAAACAGTTGGTAGAGAAGACAAAAGAGAGTGGAGGGATGAAGGATGCCTCAAGGGTTTTCTTGG CTGCGCTCAAATTTGCTCGCAAGTACGGTAAGTCTATCGCAGAGGATAAGATCGAGTTCATTACTTTCGAAACCTCATTTCATGGAAGAAGTATGGGTGCTCTTTCTGTGACCCCTAATAAAAAGTATCAAGCTCCTTTTGCACCTCTGATTCCTGGTGTCAAGGTAGCTAAACCTAATGACATTCATTCTGTAGAAAAGCTCATCAGTGATAAGACATGCGGTGTTATTTTGGAACCAATTCAAGGTGAGGGTGGTGTTAGACCTATGGAAGCTAAATTTTTGGCAAAGGTTCGTCAACTATGTGACGAGCACAATGCTTTGTTAATCTACGATGAAATTCAATGTGGACTGGGTAGAACTGGAAACTTGTGGGCTCACTGTAAACTTGGTGAAGAGACCCACCCAGACATTCTTACTATGGCAAAAGCTCTAGGTAATGGATACCCGATTGGTGCTACCATGATCACAGAAAAGGTGGAGAGCGTATTGAAAGTCGGCGACCACGGTACCACGTATGGTGGTAATCCTTTAGGAGCCCGTGTGGGAAGCTACGTTTTGCAGCAAGTTTCTGATAAGGATTTCCTAAGTAAGGTCGAACAAAAGTcagaaatattcaaagtCAAGTTGTCTGAACTGCaagaaaagtttcctgATCTTATCACCGATGTTCGAGGAGATGGTTTACTGTTGGGGATTGAGTTTAATATTGATCCTGCCCCCATCTGTGCCATCGCCAGGGAAAAAGGACTACTAATCATTACAGCGGGCGGAAATGTTATTCGTTTCGTTCCAGCCTTGAACATCGAAAGTAAAGTCATCTATGAAGGCTTAGCTATTCTTGAGGAGGCTGTCAAAGAGTTTGCTGAAAATCAGTAG
- a CDS encoding Low affinity vacuolar membrane localized monovalent cation/H+ antiporter — translation MSGKKSNGETPSQEPPADSLDPKASVLPSPAVPSTPVVKSHYPPGATAHSAEQSKGFLENASPIKPVTSQQAARTRKASVRPQFSRSISSSANTPSYHKQYIMLPSKQQSQMAVVNPGEALPADSPYVTKSSGIDSPHSRRKSKQNPPIKYVFSVDDGEDEIEADINREYMEGYRDGLKQRLKKTKSKGSKLYSPIPGPKKKLTTASGSERESLVEQLESEVSKELSKVSKDLDRLEVLESDPHSHKILFNEESSVPEPIEEDDSNTSSQIHHPAPVPDESNENEEFIDESSNIQGYHERDEDQDGLGSKNTSSDSASISSLESFTLRERQDAINNTHPFGVRIWKPALYKKIRSVQKEADYDIHQTPLAARHISWDVSLTNHLYSATLGLFLFLVLLICSAVTFFFTFFTNPKKDDSLKYAKQLYNIGFYLLNPFGKIVLLRKEKKYYNEDEGVGSSLDEYRRWRTDEEQRLFYAPKKKHRAHSTVEREGAVPHHSYGAAGEESIDTTNEEDDAFKIRLFGRGKWNIGRVVFFILFYLIIQPFLVIISICAWLTVFAIPLAKTAMILDSHVRRHPLGLVFRVEKNYHYDRRGVEQSNESILICTYRAVGWHYYKYTVDGTNIYFINLLFLVAFTIFDFYLLKEKFGFHSILTDSSTVFLMCLISIIPLAYFIGQAVASISAQTSMGVGAVINAFFSTIVEIFLYCVALNQDKSRLVEGSIVGSILAAVLLLPGLSMCSGALKRKTQRYNPTSAGVSSTMLLYATIVLSLPSILSILYGGFETECVPCSPEQLAASPTCRSCHFYHNPLDINGSLYTAYIKPFSLICAIALFFAYSIGLLFTLKTHAALIWSTPTVYERPKVEGSNAPAKNNSISHHRSSLPNVAKAAQEQTKKEPSSVQPNSEADSGGHDAPNWSRTKSTVILLSATLLYAVIAEILVDTVDVILVKFPISPKLLGLTVFALVPNTTEFVNAISFALNGNVALSMEIGSAYALQVCLLQIPALVIYTIIHFTPTSSISSMFTLVFPRWDIIACFTSAFMFTYIYAEGKSNYFKGAMLILIYLTVMIGFFLADRIDELRLE, via the coding sequence ATGAGTGGTAAGAAGTCCAATGGCGAAACTCCCTCTCAAGAACCCCCGGCTGATTCATTGGATCCCAAAGCATCCGTACTCCCGTCTCCTGCTGTCCCCTCAACACCGGTAGTAAAGTCCCATTATCCCCCAGGAGCCACAGCTCACAGCGCCGAACAATCCAAAGgttttttggagaatgCCTCTCCCATTAAGCCTGTCACCAGTCAGCAGGCTGCCAGAACCAGAAAGGCTTCTGTGAGACCTCAGTTTTCTCGTTCTATCTCCTCCTCCGCCAACACTCCCAGTTATCACAAACAATATATCATGTTGCCAAGTAAGCAGCAGTCCCAAATGGCAGTAGTTAACCCCGGTGAAGCCCTACCAGCTGATAGTCCCTATGTCACAAAATCTTCGGGAATTGACTCTCCTCATTCAAGACGGAAATCCAAGCAGAACCCCCCTATCAAGTATGTTTTTTCAGTGGACGACGGGGAGGATGAGATCGAAGCAGACATTAATAGGGAGTACATGGAAGGGTATAGGGATGGATTGAAACAGCGTCTGAAAAAAACCAAGAGCAAAGGTTCGAAGCTTTACTCTCCCATTCCAggaccaaagaagaaattgaccACCGCCAGTGGCAGTGAACGAGAGTCTCTTGTGgaacaattggaatctGAGGTTTCCAAAGAATTGAGCAAAGTGAGTAAGGATCTGGACCGTTTGGAGGTTCTAGAGTCTGATCCTCATTCCCACAAAATTCTCTTCAATGAAGAGTCTAGCGTTCCTGAACCCATTGAGGAGGATGATTCCAACACAAGTTCTCAGATTCACCATCCAGCACCAGTTCCAGATGAATCAAACGAGAACGAAGAATTCATCGATGAGTCGAGTAATATACAGGGGTATCATGAAAGGGATGAAGATCAGGATGGCCTTGGGTCAAAGAACACTAGCTCTGACAGTGCGTCGATTTCTTCGCTAGAAAGCTTTACTTTGAGAGAGAGGCAGGATGCCATTAACAACACACATCCTTTCGGAGTAAGGATTTGGAAACCTGCTTTATACAAGAAAATTCGTTCTGTTCAGAAAGAAGCTGACTATGATATTCATCAGACCCCGTTGGCGGCCAGACATATCTCTTGGGATGTCTCTTTGACTAATCACCTCTACAGTGCAACACTGGGtttgttcttgttcttaGTATTGCTCATCTGTTCAGCTGTGACATTTTTCTTCACATTTTTTACTAATCCCAAGAAAGATGACTCTCTCAAATATGCTAAACAACTCTATAATATTGGTTTTTATTTATTAAATCCCTTTGGGAAAATTGTGCTTCTTaggaaagagaagaagtaTTATAATGAGGATGAAGGTGTCGGGTCCTCTTTAGATGAATACAGGAGATGGAgaactgatgaagaacaaagGCTCTTTTATGctccaaaaaagaagcataGGGCTCATTCCACAGTTGAAAGGGAAGGTGCTGTTCCTCACCATTCTTACGGTGCTGCAGGGGAAGAGTCAATTGACACGACtaatgaagaggatgatgcATTCAAGATAAGACTATTTGGAAGAGGTAAATGGAACATCGGAAGGGTAGTTTTCTTTATCCTTTTCTATCTTATTATCCAACCATTCCTAGTCATTATTTCCATTTGTGCTTGGCTAACAGTATTTGCAATTCCTTTAGCAAAGACGGCTATGATTTTGGATAGTCATGTCCGCCGCCATCCTCTTGGTTTGGTCTTTAGAGTAGAGAAAAACTACCACTATGACAGACGAGGAGTTGAGCAATCCAATGAATCGATTTTAATCTGTACATATAGAGCCGTTGGATGGCATTATTACAAGTACACAGTGGATGGAACCAATATTTATTTCATCAACTTGCTCTTCTTAGTTGCTTTCACCATATTCGATTTCTATCTcctgaaagagaaatttgGATTCCACTCAATCCTGACAGACTCATCGACTGTATTCCTTATGTGCCTTATATCAATCATCCCACTGGCTTACTTTATTGGTCAAGCTGTGGCCTCCATTTCTGCGCAAACGTCTATGGGAGTAGGTGCTGTTATTAATGCATTTTTCTCTACAATCGTGGAAATCTTCCTTTATTGTGTTGCTTTGAACCAAGATAAGAGTCGTTTGGTTGAAGGATCCATAGTTGGATCAATTCTGGCAGCTGTTTTGCTTCTTCCAGGGCTGTCTATGTGCAGTGGTGCACTGAAAAGGAAAACTCAACGATATAATCCCACCAGCGCTGGAGTTTCCTCTACGATGTTATTGTACGCTACCATTGTTTTATCTTTGCCATCTATCTTGTCTATTTTGTACGGGGGATTCGAAACAGAATGTGTTCCATGCTCGCCAGAACAGTTAGCTGCGTCTCCTACTTGCAGATCATGTCATTTCTACCATAATCCACTGGATATCAATGGTTCACTTTATACGGCATATATCAAACCATTTTCTCTGATATGTGCTATTGCATTATTTTTTGCTTATTCGATTGGATTATTATTCACATTGAAGACTCATGCGGCTTTGATTTGGAGCACTCCAACTGTTTACGAAAGACCGAAGGTTGAAGGTAGCAATGCGCCAGCAAAAAATAATTCCATTTCACATCACCGAAGCTCACTCCCTAATGTTGCCAAGGCCGCTCAGGAACAAACGAAGAAGGAGCCATCTTCAGTTCAGCCTAACTCAGAGGCTGATAGCGGTGGGCACGATGCACCAAACTGGTCCAGAACCAAATCAACTGTGATCCTTTTATCTGCCACCCTTCTCTATGCTGTCATTGCAGAAATACTGGTTGACACTGTTGATGTTATTCTCGTCAAGTTTCCCATCAGTCCAAAGTTATTGGGTTTGACTGTGTTTGCTTTAGTTCCTAATACCACCGAGTTTGTGAATGCCATATCGTTTGCCTTGAACGGAAATGTTGCCTTGTCAATGGAAATCGGATCTGCTTATGCTCTGCAGGTGTGTTTACTGCAAATCCCAGCCCTGGTAATCTATACTATCATACACTTCACGCCAACGAGTTCCATTTCATCCATGTTCACCCTAGTATTCCCCAGATGGGACATCATTGCATGCTTCACCTCGGCATTTATGTTTACATATATTTATGCGGAAGGAAAGTCCAATTACTTCAAAGGTGCCATGTTAATCCTGATATATTTGACAGTTATGATAGGTTTCTTCCTCGCTGATAGAATAGATGAGCTCAGGTTGGAATAA
- a CDS encoding Spermine synthase, required for the biosynthesis of spermine — MSEISKLTHPRVIDGWFREISDEYFPGQAMMLRVEEILLAEKSEFQDILVFKSTDYGNVLVLDGIIQVTERDEFAYQEMITHLPMFSHPNPKRVLVIGGGDGGVLREVVKHPSVESATLVEIDSTIIDLSRKYLPGMSSALDHPKVKICIQDGFKFLEEASEKFDVIITDSSDPEGPAEAFFQENYFHLLKSALSPNGIVISQASENIWLKIANLKKLKNICEKVFSQVKYSYCTIPTYTSGQLGLMVCTDSPEIELITPSRRVSRKEESALFRYYNSEIHTQSFVLPTWADKVING, encoded by the coding sequence ATGTCTGAAATATCTAAATTAACGCACCCCCGAGTCATAGATGGATGGTTTCGTGAAATCTCTGATGAATACTTTCCAGGCCAGGCAATGATGCTTCGAGTGGAGGAGATCTTGTTAGCAGAAAAATCAGAGTTCCAGGACATTTTAGTCTTCAAATCTACTGATTACGGAAATGTACTAGTGCTAGACGGAATTATTCAGGTGACAGAAAGAGATGAGTTTGCCTACCAAGAGATGATTACTCATTTGCCCATGTTTAGTCATCCCAATCCAAAAAGAGTTCTAGTCATTGGTGGAGGAGATGGTGGAGTGTTGCGAGAAGTAGTTAAGCATCCCTCTGTAGAGTCGGCTACTCTGGTGGAGATTGATTCTACCATCATAGACTTGAGTCGTAAATACCTTCCTGGAATGTCGTCTGCTTTAGATCATCCCAAGGTGAAGATATGCATCCAGGACGGTTTCAAATTCTTAGAAGAGGCTAGTGAAAAGTTTGACGTAATCATTACCGATTCCTCAGACCCTGAAGGTCCAGCTGAAgctttcttccaagagaaTTACTTCCATTTGCTGAAGTCGGCACTGTCTCCCAATGGTATAGTTATCAGTCAGGCCTCAGAGAACATTTGGCTTAAGATTGCCAAcctgaaaaagttgaaaaatatttgtgaaaaagttttcagcCAAGTCAAGTACTCATATTGTACAATTCCAACCTACACATCAGGCCAGTTAGGACTCATGGTATGCACAGACTCTCCAGAAATTGAACTTATCACTCCAAGTAGACGAGTTTCACGAAAAGAGGAATCGGCACTATTTCGTTACTACAACTCTGAAATACACACTCAGAGTTTCGTGCTGCCAACTTGGGCCGACAAAGTGATTAACGGATAG
- a CDS encoding UBX (ubiquitin regulatory X) domain-containing protein that interacts with Cdc48p, producing the protein MDSDTLNQFQSITNQVFSTDQAQQILQSHDWNLEASLIAAFDQNPQLPRALSTQSRNTVLNSNNSNMEDSIRNAYNQAFGNSNQSTPVNSEVPGAFPSPYEQPSPFSDSFSKLHKVAKTLLKGLITIVIIPLWVLYQLFCYLSIFAVEKIAPALNKITGLNLGSGRSIYSIRRSLDPSDNARRFIVAFDEEIGNTPANEASWAVDRPPFLECSYTQALYIAKRDCKWLLIYLQSDEHEDRAQFTKELLLSKQLLRFINQYDIMVWGGNVKESESFQVANMFKVMNFPFLGLLSLTLNNTGNNNTSSSTLSLVAKVAGISNNKPLQVKKIIKRFTKVYERYNPTVEAIRAQRNSRNDEQFLRAQQEEAYQRSLARDRARDEERNAARIRQEKERQWLLWRRETLRPEPSTELKGQYARIAIRTPDGTKITRRFDKDCSLEEIYAFAEFYLRPIPDEDITVPVSKPENYNHSYSFRLIQIMPREQLPVDESTRIQECEIVWPTGNLILENE; encoded by the coding sequence ATGGACAGTGATACTCTAAATCAATTCCAGAGTATAACCAATCAAGTCTTCAGTACGGATCAAGCTCAGCAAATACTACAATCACACGACTGGAACTTGGAAGCCTCTCTTATCGCAGCCTTTGATCAAAACCCACAGCTTCCTCGTGCTTTATCGACGCAAAGCCGAAACACAGTTTTAAACTCAAACAATTCGAATATGGAAGATTCTATCCGTAATGCGTACAACCAAGCTTTTGGAAACAGCAACCAATCAACTCCTGTGAACTCTGAAGTCCCTGGAGCGTTTCCTTCACCCTATGAACAACCATCGCCCTTCTCAGACAGTTTTTCGAAGTTGCACAAAGTTGCCAAAACTTTATTGAAAGGGCTCATCACTATAGTAATAATACCCTTGTGGGTGCTTTACCAACTGTTTTGCTACCTGAGCATCTTTGCAGTCGAAAAGATAGCACCTGCATTGAACAAGATAACAGGACTTAACCTGGGAAGTGGCAGATCCATTTACTCAATCCGTCGTTCTTTAGACCCAAGTGACAATGCTCGGAGATTTATAGTTGCCTTTGACGAAGAAATTGGAAATACACCAGCAAATGAAGCTTCGTGGGCAGTCGATAGACCACCCTTTTTGGAATGCTCCTACACGCAGGCGTTGTATATTGCCAAGCGAGATTGTAAATGGTTACTTATCTATCTGCAAAGTGATGAGCATGAAGACAGAGCTCAATTTACAAAAGAGTTGCTTCTCAGCAAGCAACTATTAAGATTCATCAATCAGTATGATATCATGGTGTGGGGTGGGAATGTTAAGGAAAGTGAGAGTTTTCAAGTCGCCAACATGTTCAAAGTCATGAACTTTCCTTTTCTGGGTTTATTATCTCTAACTCTCAACAACACAGGAAATAACAACACTAGTAGTTCCACTCTTAGCTTGGTAGCCAAAGTTGCGGGAATTTCCAACAATAAGCCACTTCAAGTTAAAAAGATTATAAAAAGGTTCACGAAAGTCTACGAACGTTATAACCCGACAGTGGAGGCTATCAGAGCACAAAGAAATTCTCGTAATGATGAACAGTTCCTTCGAGCTCAGCAAGAAGAGGCAtatcaaagatctttggcACGAGATAGAGCGAGAGATGAAGAACGAAATGCAGCTAGGATACGCCAAGAAAAGGAGCGTCAGTGGCTTCTGTGGAGAAGAGAGACTTTGAGGCCTGAACCTTCTACCGAATTGAAGGGACAATATGCCCGCATAGCAATAAGAACCCCAGATGGCACCAAGATAACTCGAAGGTTCGATAAAGACTGCTCGCTGGAAGAGATCTACGCATTTGCGGAGTTTTACTTGAGGCCAATCCCTGACGAGGATATCACTGTTCCAGTGAGCAAACCTGAAAATTACAACCATTCTTATTCCTTTAGACTGATACAAATAATGCCTAGAGAGCAATTGCCTGTTGATGAGTCAACTAGGATACAAGAGTGCGAAATCGTTTGGCCCACTGGTAACTTAATATTGGAGAACGAATAG
- a CDS encoding ER membrane protein involved in a late step of glycosylphosphatidylinositol (GPI) anchor assembly gives MRKAVSFSEGLSSDSSKLSPSKKDGDDTKNEKNPNVTPLRVPPLNHPVTVLPFQSLYAAYALFAKYDVLTNKNEALVQSLKGLIGLQFAYGVLILFNYSQDSTQSRKRSYFGNFAVIILNIIISLIMSVPVHMLLLLFGAPILSLNKETFLLAAHLSLLTVFPILSTYRATHAEKDFGMTFSTLFFRLVTVQVHGDISKHIVYMTLLGTVFGTWLGITPIPLDWDRPWQEWPITLLVGAFLGNFVGGLISCISILFF, from the coding sequence ATGAGAAAGGCCGTCTCCTTCTCAGAAGGGTTGAGTAGCGATTCCTCCAAGTTGTCACCGTCTAAGAAAGACGGAGACGATAcaaagaatgaaaaaaatccGAATGTTACTCCGCTAAGAGTCCCTCCTTTGAATCATCCAGTAACAGTATTACCATTTCAGTCTCTATACGCAGCCTATGCCTTGTTTGCAAAGTATGATGTTCTGACAAATAAAAATGAGGCATTGGTACAATCATTGAAGGGTTTGATAGGTCTACAGTTTGCTTACGGTGTCCTCATATTATTCAACTATTCACAAGACTCAACACAAAGTCGGAAAAGAAGCTACTTTGGCAATTTTGCAGTTATCATTTTGAATATTATCATTAGCTTGATCATGTCCGTTCCTGTCCATATGCTCTTATTACTTTTTGGAGCCCCaattttgagtttgaatAAAGAAACCTTCCTATTAGCTGCTCATCTTTCACTGTTGACAGTATTCCCGATTCTGTCCACCTATAGAGCAACCCATGCCGAGAAAGACTTTGGAATGACGTTTTCAACACTTTTCTTCCGATTGGTGACTGTTCAAGTTCATGGAGACATTTCCAAGCATATTGTCTACATGACATTACTAGGAACAGTATTTGGTACATGGTTAGGTATCACGCCGATTCCTCTAGACTGGGATAGACCATGGCAGGAATGGCCAATTACGTTACTCGTAGGTGCATTTTTGGGCAACTTCGTTGGGGGACTGATAAGTTGTATTTCCATTCTGTTCTTCTAG